From Bombyx mori chromosome 18, ASM3026992v2:
atcatgtaatcaAAATACTCACGGAGGTGAATCCAGTgtgacccctcgaggttactagaataggtaggtaggaaaaaaaaacaaaatcaaacccgcaaaaactgTATTCTGCGTAATTACTAAACAATTGAGACATAGACCTCAAGTCTGAAGTtgagtgacggcatttacattgtgatgtctatgggctccggtaaccacttagcagcgCGAGCTCGTTCAACCGTCTAGACCGTTGAACTCGTTCGTTTCAAAATGCGATTCAATATATTTAGGTACttaagtttaatataaaaaagcaaAAACTTCCTAATGGAACGCTAATCAgaacagtgtttttttttattgcttagatgggtggattagctcacagccgacctggtgttaagtggttactggaacccatagacatctgcgacgtaaatgcgccacccaccttgagatatcagttctaagatctcattacagttacaacggctgccccgcgaaaccgaaacgcattagtgcttcacggcagaaacaggcagggtggttgtacctagccgcgcggactcacaagcggtcctaccaccagtaattacgcaaattataattttgcgggtttaatttttactacacgacgttattccttcatcgtgaaagtcaatcatgaacatttgagtacgtatttcattagaaaaattggtgcctgcCTGGAATTGAATTTCGAACACTGgtccatcgctcaacacgaatgcaccagatgtcttatcctttaggccaattTTGTAAATGAACCCTTATtaggtatatatttataaaatttcttctttttctatttcctaTAATACTTACTCCCTGCATTAGGGACGGATGCTGAGGACACGTATTCTTGCTTTACGCGTTATCACGATGTTAAAGAAACTTGCAGGGGCCGAAACGCCACTCTTTCTAACCTCACTTTTCGGGGTATTCCGCAGAGCATGGACAAAATATAAGTGGACCGCAAGTGCCCTACTGGGTCTAGGATGGAGGATGCGTAATTTACAGCAACCGCTGAGATGTCGTAATTTACAAAAGCCAACGGTCGTGTGCAGCCTGCAAGACCGGTTGTTGTGGCCAAGCTTGGTCGAAGCCTACGTCCAGCAGCAGACGCACGTGATCTAGAAAAAAAGGGTGAAGATTTTTAAGTTTAGGCAGTTGGCGATTGTTTGcttgagtgtaccaggctcatcACAAACCGGaagaagtggcgattgctcgtgaggcgcataacatctgcccgcagcaatgatactgaatgacgaaCGACCGCTGTGACAAGAGTGATAAGACAAAGGAGAATAGAAATTTCTTTATCCGTATGGTTTCAGAACCCGTTTTTAGAACCAGTATGGTTTCATAATTGTGACAATAATTGACTAATGAATCGTTACACCCAAAaccaaattataatatacttaatGTTCAAATCCAGAAAAACCTCATTTGTTTTCAGATTTTGAAACAACGTTATCAAGTCATATAAAAAAAGCCAGAATCAATGAGACTTTAATTTATCTTTGCGACTTTTAATACTCATTTTTTTATGCATGCTTCATTCAaatttgaaactaaaaaaattaagcaatataaaaaataaaacaaactaagTAGGTAGTCCTGAAATTTTGCACCATgcagttttgattttaattagatGTGATCAATGCATTAAAACTACTTCACACTTAAAATCCTGTTTCACCAACGGAATGAAGtaatttagttaattaattattttacttactTTAGATCGTccaggtaaaaaaaatattgacgagATTGACTAACGCGATTATGTTGAGGATCAAATGATACGGTAGATAAAGAGCTAAGGATAAATAGTAAGGTAGTATTAATAAGCAAGTACCCAATTAATCTAAAAATTTGAAGATTGGGTTAGCTGTTGACAGCTGAAGACATTGCcgttataaaatttgtatagaACCTTCTTACAATCCgtcattcattaattttataaccACATTCTCTTTGAATTGAACCATTGTCATTCAAAATGGAAAAATAAACAGGAAAATGCTAATCTAAATTATAAGTACTTTAtgcaattttaaaatactttttttaatcatGTTCACAAAATCTCAGTGTAATCACTACTTTAAACCGATAGTTCGTAGACTTGGGTCGTATAGAACTAAAGACGAATACGATTGTTATGTGGAAGGCTACGTTAAATGTTTTTGGAGTCTCTGTGACCGACATAACAGCATCGACAACTTCACAGAAAAACGCAATGAGAAAAGTAGGTAATTGATTAGtgtatttaaaagtaatttcgTCGTAAGTAAAAATCTAAGTTCTTTACTGGTTACCACGCGTGGGTCTTCTGTATCGTTCCTAAACAATTATGAATGGAATTAAAGCAAAGGCCGTGTCTCCGGGTGGCCTCTAACgcgctgtgtgcttagtgcgagttttttaacgttttcgacaGCGTAAAAATTAGTTCATTGTATGGACtgtgatcgtttgcctacgtttgccgctaggggcgttgttccaactgcatactaaattgggctaacttttacgctatcgagaacgttaaaaaactcgcactaagcacactaataGCCCACCACAGAAGAACGGTTTTAGATTTGCCTACGGTCGAGAGGGGCAGACTTATGCGCCAGTAGTCTTAGCGCGTGTACTATCTTAGTGAACGTATACCAGTTGATGACCTAGCTGTCATTTGCTTCTGAATTGCATGTCACTTATCGGCCTCTGTAAATCCTATTAAATATTATACGGCGGAGGCGTACTGCTATAACCAACGTAAAAGGACCCAGTAACATGATAACGCGTACGCATTGTACAGGTTCGattaaaaaagtattagcaaaaatatgatatttttattataacgcTGTAGAAATGgtcaaaaataatttgttttttcattttgcAGTCATAACAAAGGAACCTCGGAAGCAAGAATGGCCTTGCAAAACACATAGggactttaaaataatatttttagaataaGAATGGACGACGGaataaaaaactgttttgttCTAAGAAAAAAATTCGTCGGCCAAACTAATCTGTTTTTCATTCaatacttgtctaacattaatGTTAATTCTGGATTCCTTGATGTAATTTTCGAATTCACTCCACTTGTCGTTTTCTAtattttcattcattgcttCAATTGTTTCTTTCGGATTCGAAATGTACATAAAAGATggcattttattaaaatcaagcTCCGAAAGATCTGAATTCCATGGTTGATGGTATTCCGGTAATATTTTAGGCACAGCATGATAACACAACCTTGCTTCTTTGGACATTACAACTATGTCTCCACTTTTTAGTAGTATCGCTGATGGTTCGATGGACTTCTCCCGGCCCCctattaaaaatatagcagATTGGCCAAAactgaaaacaataattttaaagaatttaCTGGAATTGAACACAATTCGAGtaactgtggcgggtagccatcatacaacgcaagatatttgacagatgcctgaatctcgcttacgacattttcaaaataagcatatatacaagttccgaacaacattcaGACAGTCGGTCTACATAGACATCATAGCGCTCACGTACACTTAAAATGGGATTTTTCttgcttttattttaaacacGGGCTCTTGTTCTTTGTTTTGTGTATcttgattttgaatttgtaattttgagccataattattaatataatctcACAGAAATacgtcaataaattaaaaacaaataaataaaccactACCGACAAGCCTAGAGAAAGTACCTAAATGAAAATAATGGTGCATCTAAGTTGACCTCCGAGTGATCAGTGTGAGCGGACAGTGTAGAATTCTTGTGGTAGTAATTAACAATAGCCGCCTCAGCTCTGAATTTCGCAAATCCAAGATACTGAGCCACGACACTTGACAGTTCTGACAAATCTTCTGGAAAAGGAGTCTTGTTCTCTTCACTATATGcctgaaaatgaaaataaatattttgcaaTATATCAAACAGTTTATTAATCTAGAGTTGTTCTCCTATTTCAAAGCACTATATTAAACTAattaagtatattataatataaaaatgtaacacTATATTATAAACACATTTGATTAAATGATCTGTATGCAATCAATCAAGTACAAAAGGGTATGTAAATATACAAGCACGCTGTGCATATTAGCGATCTGAACGACAAAGTACACTGGATTAAATGTTGGTACATTACTTTCCTATCTTCTTAACATCAAACCACCCCCTACTGACACTACTGAAGCAGAGTTCACTAGGTTTAGCTGGGAACACTTGCTTCTGGTATAGTGCATATTTATCTCCCTTACAACCATGTAGCATTAGTATTATAAGATAAGCAGCAGTGTGGCTCCTAACATTACTAATATCCATCAGTGGCAGTGGCCACTTTTCACCATGTAAACTGAAAGCTCATCTGCTTACTAAGCTTATAAAAAATTTCTAAGAGTCTAGAACTATTAGTGACTTTTATTAAAGGCACATGCTGTATTAACTTAGTGTAATTGTGGGCAATATAGTATAATAGATAATGGTGCCACAGATATCAGATACCCTAAGGGTCATGTGGGGCCATTACACTTGTAATGCATCTCAATAAATTAATTGCAGGTTCCATGATAATCATATACCCATCACAGAGTACCTTTGGATGAATTTCAATTACTGGACAAACCTAGAGGTCATGAATTTACCTGCTAACCTAAATAAgtttattctaatttttttaaagctcaaataatgttttaaatttgcaGACTTGCTACAAACAGGGCAAACAAATATTATTGTCTgatcataatttttaataaataaataaattattatttttttcgttaagTGTAATCTCATCACATATTTCTTTAAAACAAAactgaattttattaaataataataataacattttacttTTGTGTTCCAATTGTGATGATAACCCAATGTTGTCCACCTaagtttttttaacaattttttatcaCATTCCATACTTTTGTGACATTCTCTCCACCAGTCATCTAAATTATCAATTTctatatcaatatttattttattcggttTCTTTGGATATCTTTCCAAGCATCTTTTGATCCAATATCTTTGACCAGATCCAGTGAATGGATTCCTTATTAACATTAAACCAGGGTGCTGAACAAAACTGTAAGTTTtccatttgtttttgtttatcaaaCCTAAGCACTGTGTAAGATTGTCTTCACATTTATAATTTGTATTGCATTCTAAAAGTTTCACCTGAAAAATAAATGCCAAAGTTTAAATTATGCTAATGTTATCATTGGCCACTAAATACTacaatcaataatattaaattgaacatgtgtcgaaaatataatttaaactggTGAGCAAAATTAGGGGTAAAATTCAACATTCAACATTTCACATCTTTCTCAAAAGTggatgaatttatttattttttggctaTACGTGTActtatacatacaatatacattGGGATGATCTTGTTTCACTCGTAAAATATGTGTCCTAGATGTCTAAAAGCAACTGCAATAATGGGTAGCTTCATTTTGCCTTCAAAGGCTTTGTGGGCATAGATgtccggtaactacattcccgatatcctgcggaccaaatggtataCAGTCAACTTTGCCCAAAATACGTCATTGCAGATCCTCCTGATCTACTAAAGGTCCTTTTTGGTACCCCAGGTACTGGTCATCATTCTTGTCGAatccatcgcttgcgacgaagagctcggccAGTAAATTAacgcacagacacagcccactgagtttcttggcctgatcttctcagtgggtcgcatttccaatccagtggtagaatctgcgaagcactgctctttttagggctagtattagcaaatcttctcaggttgagctcgtaaGCTCAGCTACTCGTCCggacgtaactggaatagcctcttaggcctCCAGCAAAGGTTAGAGGTTAGCTCTAGGGTCATTATACAGTGGAAACAAATACTTTTGTATAGAGGCGTGTAGAGTGGTGTGTACAGAATAGTGTTGTAATGACTAAACGCCGTTCCCTTTTAGTTAATTTGTTAAAAGGGATTTGGTAATTTACCTACCTCTGAAGTTGTAATATCCACAGATATGACACTATTGAGAGATGGTTGTGGtttattagatttaaaatatttaaattgcttCATAAACAAATCTACGCCTGTACTCTGAgacataataattaaatcataaCATACAGTATGTATGTACTTTTCGGAATTTatgcaataacaataaaactatCTTTACTAAGAAGTTGAAGAGCTGTCAGTAGtacttttatttttccaaatggaaaggcaaaggcatcataccatacagccaaattttttgtatatttttttattttattttatgaaatatgatgttatgaaatgaaatgaagttgattaatatgaaacatggcatgaaattaaataagatgagattttcggtaggcagcggcttggctttgcccctggcattgctgaagtccatgggcgacggtaaccactcaccatcaggtaggccgtatcagccgtatgctcgtctgcctataagggcaatacaaaaaaaagaaaagaaagatgATATAATATGGGATATTTTTATGGAagatgataatatgaagtgaaatgaaatgaagatgattaatttgagacattaatcaactgggatgaaattaaatgaaatgagatgagatgatatgggatgaaatataatctcagtaaaatagtggtcgtttactgagattttttcagtggactttttgaaggatcccgagaagttaggtccagcggctttgtttcattttcccacatttgtgcactttcaaatgtatttaactgttaataaaccaccgttattacacatttaaacctgaagaaacactaaatagaaaaaataaaacaaatcacacaacttcactcctcgcgttcccgccaaaaaatccttGAAGAGCTGTCAtgacaaataacaataaaagcaTAATTTATTGACgggtttttatgacctggtaactaagaccaaGTTTAGgacaagtcttattttaattttaacgaaaacttttttatatgaataatgatattatgaaatgaaatgaatttgattaatatgaaacatggcatgaaatgaaatgaaatgaaaacgaaatgaaatgaaatgaaatgagatgataatgAAACTGCACAAATGAGGGAAAATTAAACGCTCGAAGTTGTTGACGAGTTTATCTGGGACACACTGTCCAGCTAAGTAAGTCCAACTTCGAAAAAGAGGTCAACCGTCGAATCCAGCTCGCATGGAAAGCGTTCGGGAAGCTACGTAAAATCTTCTCATCACAAATACCacagtgtctcaagacgaaagtctttgaccagtgtgcgttaccagtgatgacatatggcactgagacgtagacgctcacaatgggccttatgagaagAATCAaagtcacccaaagagcaatagagagggctatgctcggagtttccctgcgagatcaaatcagaaatgaggagattcgcaagaaaaccatggtaaccgattagcccaaaggattgcgacattgaagtggcagtgggcaggacacattgctcatagaacggatggccgttggggccagaaagttcttgagtggcgaccgcgtaccggaagacatagcgtgggtaggcctccaacaagatggaccgacgacgtattgaggttcgcggggatccgctggcaggcagcgcaggaccggtctttgtggcgaggcttgggggaggcctatgtccagcagtggacgtctgtgggctgttATGAAGAACAAGAagttatttcatcccatatcatctcatctcatttcatcccatttaattaatgtctcaaattaatcattttcatttcatttcgttttcatttcatttcatgccatgtttcatattaatcaacttcatttcataatatcatttttcatttaaaaagttttcattaaaattaaaataagacttgacttaaagatcttagttaccaggtcataaaatcccctaACTTAGAGAATTACATTTGAGAGTTCAAACCACTGAAATAAGAAACCTTGAAACCTAAGGTCTATggttcaaaaaaaatatttgattttgatttggtCAAATTAAGTTTTACATGACAGATAAAAATGCTTTGTGTGTAAcctaggtttcctacttcaatgGTGTAACCATGTACCTGGCTACAAAATAATGCCGTATAAAAATACTTCCAGACTTTAGCAAGAAACTCGTTTATTGTTCAGGGATAAAGATTTGAACAAGCTAAGGAAATGAGTAATGAAGGCAATAAAACGACTTCGGAAGCACCTCaggtatgataaaaataaactcacgtctacaaataaaatatacataatatttaggtTAGCATCGAAAGTGAATAAGACTTCttttaaaagaataatattGTATGTAGACAAGCCAATTATATATTTGCTAAATTTCGCCTCccttcattaattaattttacgtaCATGACTTTTGATTCAGGCTTTTTTAACATTAATACAAGTTATATTCCTATTTGGCCTTCCAggaaaaatcatttaaattattgatgTTTACACATTGACATAATCATAAATTCTAGATATTTAGATAGTtcataattaaatgtaattgacTGAGTAACGCTAGATTTAGGTATCAAAGTAATGCTTGATCTCTTATTTCCCATGAAATATAATTAAGGATGAACaagagatataaaaataattccttttaaatattttttgttatttcaaacCTGTACATAGACATAATGGATTAGATAGTACCTACTACTTTTAATAATTGTATACTTCAGGTGGTGGAGGAAGAAGGAAAGGCAAAACTTAGAAAATggttaaatatgaaatttagaATTGAAATGACCGATGGCAGAGTTCTGATAGGAGTGTTCCTGTGTACAGATAGAGATGCAAATGTAATTTTAGGTATGGATTAAATACTTTTATAGAGCTCTTGTAGGTTGAGTATACAATCTTGTAAAAATTATTGAATTCACATATTATATCACAAGTGTGTAGGTTTACCAATAGTATATCATGTgcttatatgagtcgtctattatcaaaggtagcaatctgtgcatttggacaaaaaaattttattgatatttcaatacagattgatttgaatataatcgtctccttcaaagaatacggttcaaaacctgcattaaataaaggttaatacttaacctgttatttatctaagatgtcgttcagaagagttttgtgactgccaatggaatacaaagtcaataattcgtttttctgatttaccaataattatccaaaagtcacattgccggctttgataatagtcgactcatatatagtatGGTTGACAAAAATCACACAAacaaatattatacatttaaagcCCCAAGCTAGTGTTCGTGTGTTATGAGCACAAAAATGCCAGaacctaaataataaataattatcctTATAGGTAATGGTATAAGACAAACATTGAAAGCAGTAGTGAAATTAGCTGATTATCAACATATTATCCTTTTGTCTGTAGCTAATAAATGTATAGGCTCAAGTTGTACCAATCAATTTTTATGATTGGTGAAATACCTAATTTTGTTacatataaattgtattttaggtGCTTGCTCAGAGTACTTGAAAAATAATGAGGGAGAAACTGAAGAACCCAGAGTATTAGGTCTAGTCATGGTTCCTGGAAGACACATTGTGTCAATACAAATTGATGATACAACACCATCTCAAACATACTATTATGATGAatatctaattaaataaatgttattataattgagtgcaaataacattttttctttATCTCATATACTTTATTTAGGTTAATCAGAGTTCTTCAAACTTTCCAAAAGTTGCTGCAAAACATCTACttctaagtatatatttttaagttcatTAGCAAATGGGTTAAACTcatccttttgtttgttattgagATTTTGCAGTACTTCAGACAAGTCATTAAAAAGCATTTCAATTTCATTTGGTTCACAAAATAAACTTTCTAGAAACTCTTTTTGCATAATTCTTTTAAGGCAGATATAACATTGTTTTTCGGCAGATTCTTGacttatatttttgtaaaaaatgacACTCAAATTTCTGACATCCACATCttcatcttgtaataaaataatggcTGATTTCAGAGAGTTAATCTTCacaattttaggtaatttcttAAATACTTCTGCAACTTTATTATTAGCTAATGCAGCGATGTGCCGCATGTTTACATCCATCTTAGGATCAGACAATTGCCatataattttagaaaaatGCAACTGAACATTTTCTTCTAAACATTCTAGTACTTTTGCTGCTAATGGAACAATGTACCTAAGTTTATATGAAAACACCAAGTCCACTGAATTGTTTAAGAAGgaaataatctcaaaacttttAGTTAAATCAGTCCTTAGAGAcacttcaaatataattttccaAATGTAACTgctttcatattttttgttaaactcCAGTAAAGTATTTGTAATTTCTAAGAGAATAGGTTCGGAAATAATCATATCTCTTTTCATTTTCAACAGCAAATACTTGAGACATCTATCATAACCCTCAtgattgaaaaacatttttaataaatttggaatTTCAAACCACGGACACGTCCGAAGATACTTTTGTAAACGCGCATCTGCCCAAAGAAATACTCCTGGTTcatacattttgttttctaaAACGAAAAAGGTATCTTCTATATCATTTAAAGCCAGAGGTTTGTTACAAAATATATCTTCAAAGTATTGTTTACATAAGTATGAATGtactttatttgttaaaatattttcaatataacTTTTCGTCTTATCAAATGTATCCATGTTAAGAGATTCCTCTGTATAATGTTTCAACAACATAAGCGTACCATGAATAAAATTTTCAGAATTAAATTTTCCATATGACAGTAAGCCAATttcttcaaatttaaaattatttgaaatgcaTTTAGCTGATAACCTTCTGACTATATATATTGGACTACCTAATAGTAGTATCAAACTTGTCAGCAATTCGTCAACCTGTGATTCGCAATCAAAAGAAAGATTATATCTCTTTGCGCAACTGgccaataaatttaaaatgggtACTAGATTCGAATGAGACACTATTTGAATAGATTGGCTCTCTATACGTAATCGGGTCGTGATCATCTTCCACAGTCTTGGAGAATGAGTTCGCAATTCGTCCCAAGCTACCGTCGCAATTGTATTATCGTCAGTGCCAAGGGCCTTTTTTTGTCCTATTTGTCGTGGAATCAATGCACCATAAAGTTGTAAAGCTGCGTTCctattatagaaataaaacaattagttTCATTTATCGAAATGAATCTAGTATAGTTTGCCAGGGCCCAGACACCGAAACAAGAGTGCTGTAGCCTATCTTAATCTTTTTAGGTTGAACTAGTTGAACATCGGAATAACGACCATCTTCAATCGAGGCAcgaggcagcgacttggctgtgcctctggctttgctaaagtccatgagcgacgataagcacttaccattaggtggaccgtatgctcgtctacctacaaagccaattaaaaaaaacttcaaaacagTATAGTATCTTTAACAGTCATTGTTCTCAATTCGTCGAGTACGCCGTCGAAGTGCGAACAATGACTGTTACAACCGTACGGCCTAcgctttatatttaatttagagcAGTAGATTTTGGTACCTAGTTAAATAAGTTGAGGTATCATTTGAGGAAGTAAAAAGAGTAAATGGTAATCTCATCTACTTTCCGATTAATACCCGAACATATTATCAATGTGTAAGATCCTTTGAGGTATTattcatctaaaaaaaataccttatttGCCAATGTTCGCTGGTTAGGTTTAAAAACGCCAGTTCGGAGAGCTCTGATGAGTAGTACATTACGTCACAAGCCAAACTGCTGTCAGTTACTACTTTTGTTAAGAAGTGGATGTAGATAGCTTTAGGTAAATCCATTTCGTTTTCTAAAA
This genomic window contains:
- the LOC101746991 gene encoding nucleic acid dioxygenase ALKBH1 isoform X2, which encodes MYIVKLLECNTNYKCEDNLTQCLGLINKNKWKTYSFVQHPGLMLIRNPFTGSGQRYWIKRCLERYPKKPNKINIDIEIDNLDDWWRECHKSMECDKKLLKKLRWTTLGYHHNWNTKAYSEENKTPFPEDLSELSSVVAQYLGFAKFRAEAAIVNYYHKNSTLSAHTDHSEVNLDAPLFSFSFGQSAIFLIGGREKSIEPSAILLKSGDIVVMSKEARLCYHAVPKILPEYHQPWNSDLSELDFNKMPSFMYISNPKETIEAMNENIENDKWSEFENYIKESRININVRQVLNEKQISLADEFFS
- the LOC101746991 gene encoding nucleic acid dioxygenase ALKBH1 isoform X1, giving the protein MSQSTGVDLFMKQFKYFKSNKPQPSLNSVISVDITTSEVKLLECNTNYKCEDNLTQCLGLINKNKWKTYSFVQHPGLMLIRNPFTGSGQRYWIKRCLERYPKKPNKINIDIEIDNLDDWWRECHKSMECDKKLLKKLRWTTLGYHHNWNTKAYSEENKTPFPEDLSELSSVVAQYLGFAKFRAEAAIVNYYHKNSTLSAHTDHSEVNLDAPLFSFSFGQSAIFLIGGREKSIEPSAILLKSGDIVVMSKEARLCYHAVPKILPEYHQPWNSDLSELDFNKMPSFMYISNPKETIEAMNENIENDKWSEFENYIKESRININVRQVLNEKQISLADEFFS
- the LOC101735332 gene encoding N-alpha-acetyltransferase 38-A, NatC auxiliary subunit isoform X2, with protein sequence MSNEGNKTTSEAPQVVEEEGKAKLRKWLNMKFRIEMTDGRVLIGVFLCTDRDANVILDTEAAIVPFVAFKNAPFYDA
- the LOC101735332 gene encoding N-alpha-acetyltransferase 38, NatC auxiliary subunit isoform X1, with protein sequence MSNEGNKTTSEAPQVVEEEGKAKLRKWLNMKFRIEMTDGRVLIGVFLCTDRDANVILGACSEYLKNNEGETEEPRVLGLVMVPGRHIVSIQIDDTTPSQTYYYDEYLIK
- the LOC101745429 gene encoding uncharacterized protein LOC101745429 isoform X4, encoding MNSFLESKLNELISKVYNMASITRRGAGLPIMVHRIVSSDMNKGKPLFHYFLKNILELCNSVLDVPKLEDNASVLENEMDLPKAIYIHFLTKVVTDSSLACDVMYYSSELSELAFLNLTSEHWQIRNAALQLYGALIPRQIGQKKALGTDDNTIATVAWDELRTHSPRLWKMITTRLRIESQSIQIVSHSNLVPILNLLASCAKRYNLSFDCESQVDELLTSLILLLGSPIYIVRRLSAKCISNNFKFEEIGLLSYGKFNSENFIHGTLMLLKHYTEESLNMDTFDKTKSYIENILTNKVHSYLCKQYFEDIFCNKPLALNDIEDTFFVLENKMYEPGVFLWADARLQKYLRTCPWFEIPNLLKMFFNHEGYDRCLKYLLLKMKRDMIISEPILLEITNTLLEFNKKYESSYIWKIIFEVSLRTDLTKSFEIISFLNNSVDLVFSYKLRYIVPLAAKVLECLEENVQLHFSKIIWQLSDPKMDVNMRHIAALANNKVAEVFKKLPKIVKINSLKSAIILLQDEDVDVRNLSVIFYKNISQESAEKQCYICLKRIMQKEFLESLFCEPNEIEMLFNDLSEVLQNLNNKQKDEFNPFANELKNIYLEVDVLQQLLESLKNSD